DNA sequence from the Nodosilinea sp. FACHB-141 genome:
AGTCAGCATGGAGTATCTAGGTTCTGTTGGCTTTCTAAAGGGGTAACGCTCTACAACCTCACAGAGCTGGGATGCAGTTAGATTTTGCGACGCCAAATATCCAACCTATCCACGCAGCTAAGCCTTTCTACGACTGTCCTTCACCGACGATCGCCCGCATGCTCTCTAGCGTTGCCGGAATACTGCGGGGGTCCATAAACATCACCTTGCTGCTGTCGCTGCTGCCGATCTTGAGCCCCATCTCCATATAGTGCTGGGCGATGATAAATTGCAGCGCTTCGCGAGTGCCGGGGTCGATGGCGAGGGTTTTGGCAATTACCTGCATGGCTTCAGCTGTGCCCTTGGCCTGAAGTAGCTGCTCTTGGCGCAGTGCCTCGGCTCGCAACACAATAGTTTTTTGCTGAGCTTCGGCATCTAAAAGGGCTGCCTTTTGACGAGCTTCGGCATCTAACACCGACGACTCAGCCCGACCTTTGGCAGAGTTAACCGCCGCTTCGCGCTCCCCTTCGGAGGTCAGCACAGCGGCCCGCTTTTTGCGTTCGGCCGCCATTTGTAGCTCCATTGATTCTTGCACCGCTTTGGAAGGCACAATGTCGCGCAGTTCGACTCGAGTTACCTTCACACCCCATGGCTCGGTGGAGATGTCCAGCTCGCGCAGCAGAATTTCGTTAATTTCAGAGCGGGCGGTGAAGGTTTGGTCGAGCTCAAGCTGGCCCATTTCAGCGCGAATTTGGGTAAGCACTAGGTTGACCATCGCCGATTGCAGGTTTTCGACCTTGTAGTAGGCCTTCTCCATATCCACGATTCGCCAGTACACTACCGCATCTACCGTGATCGAGACGTTGTCGCGGGTGATGCACTGCTGGGGCGGAATATCGAGCACGCGCTCGCGAATGGTTTGCCTAAACACCACCTTGTCGAGAAAGGGAATTAGAAAATTAAGGCCGGGGGTGAGTTTTTTGCCGTTGTATTTGCCCAAGGTTTCGACCAGGGCTTCGTCGCTTTGGTTGATAATTTTGACGGAGCTGGCGGCGATCGACCCGCCAAAAATCAGCACAATCAGAAAACTAAAAAAGCCGCCCATAGACGTGATTCCTCAAATAGTTTGCGGTAGTGGTTAGAAACTCTGTGGTATCGCCTACCTAGGTTCTCAGCGCGCTTTCAGGGATGACATAGAGTGTGTTGCCCTTGCGCCTAACCACCACCACTGGCTGATCGGCCCCAATGGTGATAGTTTCATCGTCGCAGCGAGCTTGCCAAGAGTTGCCCTCGTAGATCACCCGTCCAGTTTGGCCAGGGGCAATGGCGGTTAATGTGCGGGCTTCGGTCGACTCTTGCAGACTATAGGGGGTGCGCTTGGGCACAAACCGCAGCAGCAGGAAGATCAGCACGAGAGACAGCGTCACCCAAGCCACAATTTGAACGCTAAAGGAAGGCACCCCGAGGGCGATGAAGGCCACGATAAACGCGCTCACACCCAGAGTGGACTCCACAAAGCCCGTGGGCAAAAATAACTCCATGAGGCAGAAGATCGCCCCCAGAATGGCCCAAAACAGAGGGTAATTCATAGCAGCCCACAAGAAACGTTAAGGCTAAAACAAAATGGTCCCAATTTAGGCCTCCGTCGAGATTACTGATCCACGAAACCCAACCCAGGTTACCCTTCTGAATGTCTCGCTATCCTCTAGGATTAATCTATCTTTAGCCTCAGGCCTTTTGGGGGCTTAATTACGTTGTTTTAATAGACCTCTGCCGCGTGCCTGTACCCGCCCGTAAACGCTATGAACCGTGTTGAGCGCCGCCCCTCCCGCTATAAGCCTTACCTCTGGGTGATCGGCACTGATATTGAGACCCTGCCGGTCGATGAGCTAGTGGGGCAGCGCTATCGGATAGTGGGTCCGCGCATTTGGCTCGACACCCAGCCCGACCAGCGACCCAGTGCTCCCGACGCCTTTCCTGGGGAGGCGCTGCCTTACCTTAAGGCGCACCCCCATCGGCTGCATGTGCCGGGATTATATGGCGTGCTAGAGCGCACTGGGGCACCGCCGATTTTGCTGTTGGAGAATGCCCCGATTCATTTTCAAGCGGGGGAGCTATTGCCAGAGCTGGCGGGCGGGCTGTTTAGCGCTTCACCCCTGCGCCAGGCTAACTGGCTGTGGCAGCTTTGGGAACTGTGGGGAACGCTGGGCGAACTGGGCTTAGCCAGGAGCTTATTCGTACCTGGCAATCTGCGGGTAGATGGCTGGCGGCTGCGGTTGGTGGAGTTGCAATCCGACGGGAACCCGACTACCCTGGCCGATTTAGTGGAGCTGTGGCGATCGCTGCTGTCTCCCCTACACCTATCTGTGTCAGAGCCGCTGCGATCGCTGGTTAACCGCATCGACGCCGATGCCGTCGACCTCGACACCGTAGCGCTTGAACTTAACCAAATTCTGCTGCGCCAGGCCGCTCTAGTGCCCACCCGGATTACTTTGTCTGGAGCCACCGCCCAGGGCCCAACCCAGCCCCGCAACGAAGATGCCTGCTGGCCCCTGGGCACCCAGAGCGAAGCCGCCCCCATGCAAGTGGCGATGGTGTGCGACGGGGTGGGGGGCCACGACGGCGGCGAAGTGGCCAGCCAGCTAGCGGTGCAGGCACTGCAAATTCAGCTGCAAGCGCTGCTGGCCGAAGCCCAAAACGAGCTGCGGGGACTGCCGCCTCAGGTTGTCGTTCAGCAGCTTGAGGCGGTGATTCGCATTGTCAACGAGTTGATCAGTTTTCAAAATGACAACCACGGCTGGGCCGGTCGTCAGCGTATGGGCACCACCCTGGTGATGGCGGTGGTCATTCCCCAGCGGGTGCAAACTGACGACGGCTGGGGACGGGTGAATGAAGTG
Encoded proteins:
- a CDS encoding SPFH domain-containing protein; the protein is MGGFFSFLIVLIFGGSIAASSVKIINQSDEALVETLGKYNGKKLTPGLNFLIPFLDKVVFRQTIRERVLDIPPQQCITRDNVSITVDAVVYWRIVDMEKAYYKVENLQSAMVNLVLTQIRAEMGQLELDQTFTARSEINEILLRELDISTEPWGVKVTRVELRDIVPSKAVQESMELQMAAERKKRAAVLTSEGEREAAVNSAKGRAESSVLDAEARQKAALLDAEAQQKTIVLRAEALRQEQLLQAKGTAEAMQVIAKTLAIDPGTREALQFIIAQHYMEMGLKIGSSDSSKVMFMDPRSIPATLESMRAIVGEGQS
- a CDS encoding NfeD family protein; the encoded protein is MNYPLFWAILGAIFCLMELFLPTGFVESTLGVSAFIVAFIALGVPSFSVQIVAWVTLSLVLIFLLLRFVPKRTPYSLQESTEARTLTAIAPGQTGRVIYEGNSWQARCDDETITIGADQPVVVVRRKGNTLYVIPESALRT
- a CDS encoding PP2C family serine/threonine-protein phosphatase produces the protein MNRVERRPSRYKPYLWVIGTDIETLPVDELVGQRYRIVGPRIWLDTQPDQRPSAPDAFPGEALPYLKAHPHRLHVPGLYGVLERTGAPPILLLENAPIHFQAGELLPELAGGLFSASPLRQANWLWQLWELWGTLGELGLARSLFVPGNLRVDGWRLRLVELQSDGNPTTLADLVELWRSLLSPLHLSVSEPLRSLVNRIDADAVDLDTVALELNQILLRQAALVPTRITLSGATAQGPTQPRNEDACWPLGTQSEAAPMQVAMVCDGVGGHDGGEVASQLAVQALQIQLQALLAEAQNELRGLPPQVVVQQLEAVIRIVNELISFQNDNHGWAGRQRMGTTLVMAVVIPQRVQTDDGWGRVNEVYLAHVGDSRAYWITPDYCHPLTVDDDIAGREVIACRQTLPHALERSDAGALTQALGTRSGDHLQPHIQRFVFDETGILLLCSDGLSDNYRIEDAWANYIGLIVKDIVTLDSAVASWIELANQKNGHDNTTVVLMQHKLLVPAATGQDIPVGAGARQESAIPAGAKLYGENLPQDEFVPTPAERKPPRGVPRWVLAVSGSALLLGLLGWWLLASRSPEPPEPQRTPPVAPAP